One region of Malania oleifera isolate guangnan ecotype guangnan chromosome 6, ASM2987363v1, whole genome shotgun sequence genomic DNA includes:
- the LOC131158816 gene encoding uncharacterized protein LOC131158816 — MKGSCAIVASVLAASTVALSSSSGDRGDAFNPFFNEGFPSSSLSSCSSENNGASGSLKSPEKEKFAPRFDGLRFIETLVTAHR; from the exons ATGAAGGGATCCTGCGCAATCGTCGCGTCCGTCCTCGCCGCATCTACTGTGGCTCTTTCATCCTCCTCCGGGGATCGCGGCGACGCTTTCAATCCTTTTTTCAACGAG GGATTTCCTTCTTCGTCATTGTCATCGTGTTCTTCGGAGAACAATGGCGCATCTGGTTCGCTGAAGTCACCAGAGAAGGAGAAATTCGCACCGAGATTCGACGGCTTGAGGTTCATTGAGACCTTGGTGACTGCTCACCGATAA